In the Candidatus Methanoperedens sp. genome, TGCCACAAGACCCACTACACCGCCGGTGGCTGCACCCAGAACACTCGGTCTCTTGTGGTACCAGCTAAGCAGTGTCCACATCAACGCTGCCGCTGCTGCGGCTGTGTTGGTTACCACAAAGGCGCTTACTGCAAGTCCGTTGCTTGCAAGGGCGCTTCCTCCGTTAAACCCGAACCAGCCGAACCAAAGGAGCGCTGCGCCAAGAACAACCATGGGTATGTTGTGCGGCTCCATGGCCTGCTTCCCAAATCCTTTGCGTGAGCCTATCACGAAGGCAATTGCAAGAGCTGATACTCCTGAGCTAATGTGCACAACAGTTCCGCCGGCAAAATCAAGCGCACCCATGTTGCGAAGCCATCCGCCTGTACCCCATACCCAGTGCGCTATCGGGTCGTAAACAAGAGTTGCCCAGAGCAGAGAGAACACCATGAAGGCTTTGAACTTTATGCGCTCGACGAATGCCCCTGAAATGAGCGCGACCGTAATTATTGCAAACATTGCCTGGAATATCATATACGCCAGGGCAGGAATGGTTGCAGCATAATCGGGGTTGGGCTCCTGGCCTACCCCGTTAAGCCCCAGCCAATTGAGATTGCCGATTACATGACCTATGTCCGGCCCAAAAGCGAGGCTATAGCCATAAAACACCCACTGAACGCTTATTAGCGCAAGAATGACAAAGCTGAACATTATGGTTGAAAGTGCATTTTTCTTCCGCACCATACCGCCATAGAACAAACCCAGAGCAGGGGTCATTATCATCACGAGCGCCGCACTTGCAAGAACCCATGCAGTGTCGCCAGAATCTACTTTTGGTGCATCTGCCGCCAGAGCAGGTATAGAGAGCAGTAGAAAGCTCATTATTATTGACCAGTACATTGATTTTTTTAAACACATTT is a window encoding:
- a CDS encoding ammonium transporter, which translates into the protein MKMCLKKSMYWSIIMSFLLLSIPALAADAPKVDSGDTAWVLASAALVMIMTPALGLFYGGMVRKKNALSTIMFSFVILALISVQWVFYGYSLAFGPDIGHVIGNLNWLGLNGVGQEPNPDYAATIPALAYMIFQAMFAIITVALISGAFVERIKFKAFMVFSLLWATLVYDPIAHWVWGTGGWLRNMGALDFAGGTVVHISSGVSALAIAFVIGSRKGFGKQAMEPHNIPMVVLGAALLWFGWFGFNGGSALASNGLAVSAFVVTNTAAAAAALMWTLLSWYHKRPSVLGAATGGVVGLVAITPASGYVTPMAAIVIGAVGAVISYYAMLFRSKQNVDDSLDVWACHGLGGTWGAIATGIFATVAVNSAGANGLLYGNPGQLTTQLIAVGVTWVYAFVMTVILAKIIDATIGLRVRDEEEAVGLDISQHAEKAYA